One Scytonema millei VB511283 DNA window includes the following coding sequences:
- a CDS encoding thioredoxin family protein, with protein MIQAFVPCAPSVSLLTADVGGVSDPFTGEYGAGTQREDGFPVKTQRLRSRVEIDMVEEPELAIDMGVRNAPTVVLFKQQQELTRIAGLKPKKQYQEMVQQALST; from the coding sequence ATGATTCAGGCTTTTGTGCCTTGCGCTCCATCAGTTTCATTACTTACTGCTGATGTAGGCGGGGTCAGCGACCCTTTTACAGGGGAATATGGGGCAGGAACCCAGAGGGAAGACGGCTTCCCAGTAAAGACGCAACGCTTAAGGTCGCGCGTCGAAATTGACATGGTTGAGGAACCCGAATTAGCGATCGACATGGGGGTCAGAAATGCTCCAACCGTGGTGCTATTTAAACAGCAGCAAGAATTGACTCGAATTGCTGGACTGAAGCCGAAAAAGCAATATCAGGAAATGGTGCAGCAGGCACTCTCAACTTAA
- the ltrA gene encoding group II intron reverse transcriptase/maturase, translating to MKDRFKLEIGAKEPLTDWTAIQWKPIKKRVKNLRQRIYRATQNHRWNQVRSLTKLMLRSYSNLLQSVRRVTLENHGKKTAGIDGQKALTPSDRVKLVHQMQEYTLWKVRPTKRIYIPKANGKQRPLGIPVLQDRVAQAMVKNALEPSWEARFEANSYGFRPGRSCHDALVQCHNRLRKGHDSWILDADIKSAFDNISHESILKALGTIPGRELVKQWLKAGYVESEIFYPTLKGTAQGGICSPLLANIALTGLEELLSRYQKVKPAPFFDKSRGKVRNRNKKSNAYGYIRYADDFLITATNKNDIETIVPAIQRWLWERGLELNLEKTNIKNINDGVNFLGFTIRQFKGKTLEMPEKEKVLHKLREIRTWLKNHQQISPEMLINYLNPIIRGFGNYYRIGSSKRVMSYFDKEVWKALWRWAKRRHPNKGRHWVQKKYFRTHQNRKWRFFAKARDRQGEPTFIYLLQAATIPIERHVKVEGTASLDDPSLKSYWLKRLTKLGKVRWENGSKLRKVAENQKWKCPICGEHLLNGEKLHIHHLKSMKEGGTDSIDNLVHLHVACHKHIHAGGVFVKQEA from the coding sequence GTGAAAGATAGATTCAAACTTGAAATCGGAGCTAAGGAACCGCTGACAGATTGGACAGCCATTCAATGGAAGCCAATCAAAAAGCGAGTGAAAAACCTGAGACAGCGGATTTATCGTGCAACACAGAATCATCGGTGGAACCAGGTGAGAAGCCTGACAAAACTGATGCTACGCAGTTACTCTAACCTGCTACAATCCGTGCGAAGAGTCACTCTAGAAAATCACGGCAAGAAAACAGCTGGGATAGATGGTCAAAAGGCATTAACCCCTAGTGACCGAGTGAAATTAGTTCACCAGATGCAGGAATACACGCTGTGGAAAGTCCGCCCAACCAAACGGATATATATTCCAAAAGCTAATGGAAAACAAAGACCACTCGGAATTCCTGTTCTGCAAGATCGCGTCGCACAAGCAATGGTCAAAAATGCGCTTGAACCTAGCTGGGAAGCTCGTTTTGAAGCAAACAGCTACGGCTTTCGCCCCGGCAGAAGCTGTCATGATGCCCTTGTCCAATGTCACAATCGGCTAAGAAAAGGACATGACAGCTGGATTCTGGATGCGGACATCAAGAGTGCGTTTGACAATATCAGTCATGAATCCATTCTCAAAGCTCTTGGGACAATACCAGGCAGAGAGTTGGTCAAACAATGGCTGAAAGCAGGCTATGTAGAATCCGAAATCTTCTATCCAACGTTGAAAGGCACAGCTCAAGGTGGGATTTGCTCCCCGCTTTTAGCGAATATTGCCCTGACTGGATTAGAAGAACTCTTGTCTCGATATCAAAAAGTCAAACCAGCCCCATTCTTTGATAAAAGTCGGGGGAAAGTGAGAAACAGGAATAAAAAATCCAACGCATACGGTTATATTCGTTATGCCGATGATTTTCTAATTACTGCGACGAACAAGAACGATATTGAGACGATTGTTCCCGCGATTCAACGATGGTTATGGGAAAGAGGGTTGGAACTAAACCTAGAAAAGACAAACATCAAAAATATCAATGATGGCGTAAACTTTCTGGGATTCACTATCAGACAATTCAAGGGAAAAACTTTGGAAATGCCTGAAAAAGAGAAAGTTCTCCATAAGTTAAGGGAAATCAGAACTTGGCTGAAAAATCACCAACAAATCAGTCCTGAAATGCTAATTAACTACCTCAATCCAATTATCCGGGGATTCGGAAACTATTACCGCATCGGCAGCAGCAAACGGGTCATGTCTTACTTCGACAAAGAAGTATGGAAGGCACTATGGCGCTGGGCAAAACGAAGACATCCAAATAAAGGTCGACACTGGGTACAGAAGAAATACTTCCGCACTCATCAAAACCGAAAATGGAGATTTTTCGCTAAAGCGCGTGATAGACAAGGAGAACCAACCTTCATTTACTTGCTACAAGCCGCAACGATCCCCATCGAACGGCATGTAAAAGTCGAAGGAACCGCCTCTCTAGATGACCCTAGCTTAAAATCATACTGGCTAAAACGCCTCACTAAACTGGGCAAAGTCCGGTGGGAAAACGGCTCAAAACTCAGAAAAGTGGCAGAAAACCAGAAATGGAAATGCCCAATCTGTGGAGAGCATCTGCTTAACGGTGAGAAACTACACATTCACCATCTCAAAAGCATGAAAGAAGGTGGCACCGACTCAATCGACAACCTCGTGCATTTGCACGTTGCGTGCCATAAACATATCCATGCAGGTGGAGTTTTTGTGAAGCAAGAGGCTTGA
- a CDS encoding thioredoxin domain-containing protein, whose protein sequence is MQEFYSFNETFYAGRSAWEMLIQKSDKPILVKFIAPHCSSCVTLKPVLEQLVKERADRLHLVG, encoded by the coding sequence ATGCAAGAATTTTATTCCTTCAATGAAACCTTTTATGCTGGTAGATCGGCTTGGGAAATGTTGATACAAAAGTCAGACAAGCCTATATTAGTCAAGTTTATTGCGCCACATTGCAGTTCCTGCGTCACTTTGAAGCCCGTGCTAGAACAGTTGGTAAAGGAACGCGCCGATCGCCTGCACCTAGTCGGGTAA
- a CDS encoding cytochrome c biogenesis protein CcdA, with protein MSRIPKPDRKLFLAKIPKQQKFWLLFGGLVLLGLVIALVATEPISREIERSISLMENSYQQWLDKQDTTNPLVLFPLAFIGGLIASISPCILALLPINLSYIGTRNIKSRQDALSKASLFVLGVVTILSLFGLASSFAGAVMVEYRGYINLGVGAIILVMGLSLLGIIKLPLPEVKADASGFGPYGVGVTFALVSSPCASPVLFAVLAAAAATGSQVLGTLTMVSYALGYTIIIFLSSLMAGLVKQTRLLLDYSEWIIRIGSAALILAGGYYLVVGSLWFF; from the coding sequence ATGTCACGCATCCCAAAACCAGACCGGAAGCTTTTTCTTGCCAAAATTCCCAAACAACAAAAATTTTGGTTGCTATTTGGCGGGTTGGTACTGCTAGGATTAGTCATCGCTCTAGTTGCTACTGAACCAATCTCTAGGGAGATCGAACGCTCGATCTCGCTGATGGAAAACAGCTATCAGCAATGGCTAGACAAACAGGACACCACTAATCCACTGGTGCTTTTCCCCCTGGCTTTTATCGGCGGACTGATTGCCAGCATTTCGCCTTGTATCTTGGCACTGTTGCCAATTAACTTGAGCTACATCGGTACGCGAAATATCAAATCTCGTCAAGATGCATTGAGCAAGGCAAGCCTGTTCGTACTCGGTGTTGTGACTATTCTCAGCCTGTTTGGATTGGCTTCATCCTTTGCTGGTGCAGTTATGGTCGAATACCGAGGTTATATTAACCTCGGCGTTGGAGCAATTATTTTAGTGATGGGCTTGAGCCTGCTGGGAATCATTAAGCTACCCTTGCCAGAAGTTAAAGCCGATGCCTCCGGCTTTGGTCCCTATGGGGTCGGCGTGACATTTGCGTTAGTGAGTTCGCCTTGCGCCAGTCCAGTTCTGTTTGCAGTGCTGGCAGCGGCAGCGGCTACAGGCTCTCAGGTCTTGGGGACGCTAACGATGGTTAGTTACGCTTTGGGCTACACCATCATCATTTTTCTATCCAGCCTGATGGCGGGACTGGTAAAGCAAACCCGTCTTCTACTGGACTACTCGGAGTGGATTATTCGTATCGGTAGTGCTGCGTTGATTCTGGCAGGTGGATACTACCTGGTCGTCGGCAGTCTTTGGTTTTTCTGA
- a CDS encoding TlpA family protein disulfide reductase, which yields MHKSSNLLLNLCLSSLVFSVSLLATTSASNSSTPIESALTQVAQANPCASANPCASANPCAAKRNSVGGPLSKELQGKPVVVDIFASWCPACKNIKPTLSQLRQEYAGRVHFIVLDVTDKSATSQSESKAKQLGLGQFFAANKSKTGMVAIVDPATGKILAQHSNNPDESAYTSVLDTALAKK from the coding sequence ATGCACAAGTCTTCCAACTTACTACTCAATCTGTGCTTAAGCAGCCTGGTCTTCAGCGTATCCTTGCTAGCTACCACATCAGCTAGCAATTCTTCTACTCCGATCGAATCGGCGCTTACCCAGGTTGCTCAAGCAAATCCCTGTGCCTCGGCAAATCCCTGTGCCTCGGCTAATCCCTGTGCTGCCAAACGCAACTCTGTTGGAGGACCGCTCTCTAAAGAGCTACAGGGAAAACCTGTTGTGGTTGACATCTTTGCTAGCTGGTGTCCGGCTTGTAAAAATATCAAACCTACTCTGTCACAACTGCGGCAAGAATATGCCGGACGAGTCCATTTTATTGTCTTGGATGTGACAGATAAATCCGCTACCAGTCAATCGGAAAGTAAAGCCAAGCAGTTAGGACTGGGGCAATTCTTCGCTGCTAACAAATCTAAGACAGGCATGGTAGCGATCGTTGACCCAGCTACGGGCAAAATCTTGGCACAGCACAGCAACAATCCTGACGAGTCTGCTTACACTAGCGTACTCGACACGGCGCTGGCTAAAAAGTAG
- a CDS encoding sigma-70 family RNA polymerase sigma factor, whose amino-acid sequence MEPQLPKSNPTEALSLTDEALFEALKKKDASALSILFNRYGRLVYGLALKILKNSQEAEDLTQEIFLALWRNASRYPDCRYFGRYLISMTRSRAIDKLRSRGRHLKLLEQWGQTMTLETLSPTPVERATLAERSQRIRAALTQLPDKQRQALEMAYDEGLTQVEIARRLDIPLGTVKTCTRQGLLKLKQILLDFGI is encoded by the coding sequence ATGGAGCCTCAACTTCCCAAATCCAATCCGACGGAGGCTTTGTCTTTAACGGATGAAGCATTGTTTGAAGCGCTGAAAAAGAAGGATGCCTCCGCCCTGAGCATTCTTTTCAATCGTTACGGTCGGCTTGTCTATGGGTTGGCGTTGAAAATCCTGAAAAACTCTCAAGAAGCAGAAGATCTGACTCAAGAGATTTTTCTAGCACTGTGGCGCAATGCATCTAGATATCCTGATTGTCGCTATTTCGGGCGCTATCTCATTAGCATGACGAGATCGCGGGCGATCGACAAACTCCGTTCTCGCGGCAGGCATCTAAAACTCTTAGAACAATGGGGACAAACCATGACTTTAGAAACACTCTCTCCCACTCCGGTTGAGCGAGCTACCTTAGCAGAACGTTCTCAACGCATTCGCGCTGCCCTAACCCAACTTCCAGACAAACAACGTCAGGCGCTGGAGATGGCTTACGATGAAGGACTCACGCAGGTGGAAATCGCTCGGCGATTAGATATTCCCTTAGGGACAGTCAAGACTTGTACCCGTCAAGGTTTGCTGAAACTCAAACAAATTCTCTTAGATTTTGGCATCTGA
- a CDS encoding anti-sigma factor — translation MNESSDRERIKALAAGFVADDLTPEEAEEFRQLLVNNPELVQEIDDLQEVLRQLLDGFTEVEAPPHLLPNILNQAEAAGSRMAAIERSGRSWRRIAGSLAALFVVALGFDNYRLRQELGQAHAVSTLLQNAETRLFTFQGVNSLDTASGSIIMNPEQQKVVMLVQNLPAPPPGQVYLLWAIVDNKKLPCGEVKPYAWGDSTSRLPFTPEMYRDFYHPQFSGLVVTLETDRNSARPTGPVVMQSSQI, via the coding sequence ATGAATGAATCTTCAGATCGCGAACGCATTAAAGCCTTAGCAGCAGGGTTTGTCGCCGATGACCTCACCCCTGAAGAAGCTGAAGAGTTCCGGCAGTTGCTTGTCAACAATCCCGAACTCGTCCAAGAAATTGATGACTTACAGGAAGTTTTGAGGCAGTTGCTAGATGGCTTCACCGAGGTAGAAGCCCCACCCCATCTGCTGCCAAACATTCTAAATCAAGCTGAAGCTGCGGGGAGTCGAATGGCTGCGATCGAAAGGTCTGGGCGATCGTGGAGAAGAATCGCTGGCAGCCTTGCAGCTTTGTTTGTGGTGGCTTTGGGGTTTGATAATTACCGCTTGCGCCAGGAACTCGGTCAGGCTCATGCTGTCAGTACCCTACTCCAGAATGCCGAAACTCGACTGTTTACCTTCCAGGGAGTTAACTCATTAGATACTGCTTCCGGTAGCATTATAATGAATCCCGAACAACAAAAAGTGGTAATGCTTGTCCAGAATCTGCCTGCTCCACCTCCAGGGCAAGTCTATTTACTATGGGCAATAGTCGATAATAAAAAGCTACCCTGCGGTGAAGTTAAGCCTTATGCTTGGGGAGACTCCACCTCTAGATTACCATTCACCCCCGAAATGTATAGAGACTTCTATCATCCACAGTTTTCTGGTCTCGTCGTAACGCTGGAGACCGATCGGAATTCTGCTCGTCCCACGGGACCTGTGGTAATGCAGAGTTCGCAGATTTAA
- a CDS encoding cysteine dioxygenase family protein, which translates to MLEENSLCVESQDWLVTENGECIALTLDELQSPVKPYRLYRFLTQLEDILDTVADDRSRIEAIAPLVRKLLTSSYWLQMEFIDPPLDPGWSVRFLYEDRDFPLTVQMVAWLPGNFSPIHNHATWGIVALISGQEKNRFWRRSPTPEYPDGIDLVGERILVPGDIIGFLPDAIHSVEPLGTEPAITFNLYGVTDYFQRFEFDPETRTAKNF; encoded by the coding sequence GTGCTGGAAGAAAATAGTCTTTGTGTAGAGAGTCAAGATTGGCTAGTAACTGAGAATGGCGAATGTATTGCGCTTACCCTAGATGAACTTCAATCTCCAGTAAAGCCTTATCGCCTGTATCGATTTCTCACTCAACTAGAGGACATTCTTGATACCGTAGCAGACGATCGCAGTCGCATAGAAGCGATCGCTCCCTTGGTGCGAAAGCTCTTGACCAGTTCCTACTGGCTGCAAATGGAATTTATCGACCCACCGCTTGACCCTGGCTGGTCAGTGCGTTTTCTCTACGAGGATCGAGACTTTCCTCTGACAGTGCAAATGGTGGCTTGGTTGCCAGGAAATTTTTCGCCAATTCACAACCATGCCACTTGGGGAATTGTCGCCTTAATTAGCGGACAGGAAAAAAATCGATTTTGGCGGCGATCGCCTACTCCAGAATACCCCGACGGGATCGATCTGGTTGGTGAAAGAATATTAGTTCCTGGAGATATTATTGGCTTTTTGCCTGATGCTATTCACAGCGTTGAGCCTCTAGGTACAGAACCTGCGATTACTTTTAACCTTTACGGGGTTACAGACTATTTCCAACGCTTTGAGTTCGATCCAGAGACTCGTACTGCCAAAAATTTCTGA
- a CDS encoding ion transporter, which yields MKTSEKHLLNRERQEILQQLEDWLETPMLLLSFAWLALFVVELIWGLTPLLQAIGTVIWIIFILDFILEFTLAPHKLAYLQRNWLTVISLPLPALRLFRFVRVLRVLNTARAARGIRLLRVITRTNRGMRAIGASLGRRGFGYVVTTTLVITLVGAAGMYAFESNPPDGRGLNDYGSALWWTAMLMTTLGSEYWPQTPEGRVLCFLLALYAFAVFGYLTAAIATFFIGRDADDDEAEIAGAKSIAALHAEITALRQEIQALSQQKLEP from the coding sequence ATGAAAACCTCAGAGAAACACCTACTCAATCGAGAACGGCAGGAGATTTTGCAACAGCTAGAAGACTGGCTGGAAACACCCATGCTCCTGCTCAGTTTTGCATGGTTGGCGTTGTTTGTCGTTGAGTTAATTTGGGGTTTGACTCCTTTACTCCAAGCGATCGGCACGGTGATTTGGATAATTTTTATTCTAGATTTCATCCTCGAATTTACTCTAGCTCCACATAAGCTTGCCTATCTGCAACGCAACTGGCTGACAGTTATTTCCCTCCCACTACCCGCACTGCGCCTGTTTAGGTTCGTGCGCGTTTTACGGGTGCTAAATACTGCACGGGCAGCTCGTGGCATTCGGTTACTACGTGTCATTACCCGCACGAATCGGGGAATGCGGGCGATCGGTGCGAGTTTAGGTCGTCGCGGTTTCGGCTACGTTGTTACAACAACGCTAGTAATTACCCTAGTTGGAGCAGCGGGGATGTATGCGTTTGAAAGCAATCCTCCTGATGGGCGCGGTCTAAATGACTACGGCTCGGCGCTGTGGTGGACGGCAATGCTCATGACCACACTGGGTTCGGAGTATTGGCCCCAAACTCCCGAAGGACGAGTGCTTTGCTTCCTTCTGGCGCTGTATGCTTTTGCCGTATTTGGATACTTGACAGCTGCGATCGCCACATTTTTTATCGGTCGCGATGCCGATGATGACGAGGCGGAAATCGCAGGAGCTAAATCTATAGCAGCACTGCACGCCGAAATTACAGCTTTGCGTCAAGAGATTCAGGCGCTATCTCAGCAGAAATTGGAACCGTGA
- a CDS encoding DUF389 domain-containing protein, which yields MRQLLIQVPRGCGKQVLEIAKAFDGANLTLIEATGSDGEIDLAIAHISNSKVEGLLGELESLPQLHVTLIPQGVMALQPPPEEAPQQVTNVELRSPIEIFLAGLQSVGSWKGFLGYAAAAGVVVWIGLYTNTNYLLVAAMLIAPFAGPAMNLAIATARGDITLLKRSIIRYFSALSVTILVTLALSLILRQEIPTTQMIQTSELSSVAVLLPLAAGAAGALNLVQSQRSSLVSGAAVGMLVAASLAPPAGLVGMAVAIGRWDMATSGLFVLLLQLVGINLTATILFRVFGLSTQGSRYRRGKQWVFAATLAVTVAALGGLLTWQLSNPPNFQRSTRAQRATAEIQQVVEANNTANLVEANIRFTRSEIPGQNTLLGVVYVQRHAGVTASTEEIRTALTRQIQTRLLEQGFNVTPLIDVNVLEAPTKT from the coding sequence GTGCGTCAGTTACTAATACAGGTTCCGCGTGGCTGTGGCAAACAAGTTTTGGAAATTGCCAAGGCATTTGACGGAGCAAACTTAACACTAATTGAGGCGACGGGGAGCGATGGCGAGATCGATTTAGCGATCGCCCACATCTCTAATAGCAAAGTTGAAGGACTGCTGGGAGAGTTGGAATCTCTGCCACAACTACACGTCACGCTGATCCCGCAGGGAGTGATGGCGCTCCAGCCACCACCAGAAGAAGCACCGCAGCAAGTCACAAATGTAGAACTTCGCAGCCCGATTGAAATCTTTCTGGCGGGTTTGCAAAGCGTCGGCTCTTGGAAAGGTTTTCTGGGATATGCGGCGGCTGCGGGTGTGGTAGTTTGGATTGGCTTGTATACGAATACGAATTATCTACTGGTTGCCGCGATGTTGATTGCACCGTTTGCGGGTCCAGCAATGAATCTGGCGATCGCTACGGCACGGGGAGATATCACTTTGCTCAAGCGCAGCATCATCCGTTACTTTAGCGCCTTGAGCGTAACAATTTTAGTCACTCTCGCCCTCAGCCTGATTCTGCGGCAGGAAATTCCCACAACTCAAATGATACAAACGAGCGAATTATCCTCAGTGGCGGTGTTGCTGCCGTTAGCAGCTGGCGCAGCTGGGGCGCTCAATCTTGTGCAATCTCAAAGAAGTAGCTTGGTATCTGGTGCAGCAGTTGGAATGCTCGTCGCTGCCTCGCTAGCACCGCCTGCTGGACTCGTGGGAATGGCAGTGGCGATCGGCAGGTGGGATATGGCAACGAGCGGATTGTTCGTCCTCTTGCTACAACTGGTGGGAATCAATTTGACTGCCACGATATTATTTCGCGTCTTTGGCTTATCTACGCAAGGATCTCGCTATCGGCGGGGCAAGCAATGGGTATTTGCGGCGACTCTGGCTGTGACTGTGGCAGCTCTGGGAGGATTATTAACTTGGCAGTTGAGCAATCCGCCAAATTTTCAACGTTCTACCCGCGCCCAACGAGCTACGGCTGAAATTCAGCAAGTGGTAGAAGCAAATAATACTGCCAACTTAGTCGAGGCTAACATCCGCTTTACTCGCTCGGAAATTCCAGGACAGAATACGCTGCTGGGTGTGGTTTACGTCCAGCGTCACGCCGGAGTCACTGCATCAACAGAGGAAATCCGCACCGCGCTCACCCGTCAGATCCAAACGCGCTTATTAGAACAAGGTTTTAACGTGACACCGTTGATTGATGTCAACGTCTTAGAAGCACCAACTAAAACTTGA
- a CDS encoding mechanosensitive ion channel family protein, translated as MEQVFKLISFNTEIGLKVLATLAFLIVLWLLRRVANAFIRESIRDRYNGRIWFWAGQGLNLVTAVLLILGLLEIWFDNPNRLATAIGLVTAGVAFALQKVITAIAGYFVILRSNIFSVGDRITMGGVRGDVIALGFIHTKIMEMGQPVSFQDSTSASWVKSRQFTGRVVSITNDKIFDQPVYNYTQDFPYLWEEISIPISYTADRDRAEQILLECAARHTENINQMSQESLRVMRDRYFLHSHDLTPKVYYRITNNWLELTVRFVVREHGIRDLKDAVSRDLLKAFDAAGIRIATTTYNVVGFPPLQIENSFSNTKENSQH; from the coding sequence TTGGAGCAAGTTTTTAAATTGATTAGCTTCAATACCGAAATTGGGCTAAAGGTATTAGCTACGCTCGCCTTCCTGATTGTCCTCTGGTTGCTGCGTCGTGTCGCTAATGCTTTTATTCGAGAATCGATCCGCGATCGCTACAACGGGCGGATTTGGTTTTGGGCAGGGCAGGGATTAAATTTAGTTACAGCAGTATTGTTAATTTTAGGGCTGCTCGAAATTTGGTTTGACAACCCGAATCGGCTTGCTACTGCAATCGGTTTAGTGACAGCAGGTGTAGCCTTTGCCCTGCAAAAAGTCATTACGGCGATCGCGGGTTATTTTGTAATTTTGCGGAGTAATATTTTTAGCGTTGGCGATCGGATTACGATGGGTGGCGTGCGCGGCGATGTCATTGCTTTGGGTTTTATCCATACGAAAATTATGGAAATGGGACAGCCAGTTTCGTTCCAAGATTCAACTTCTGCGAGTTGGGTGAAAAGCCGTCAATTTACTGGCAGAGTTGTCAGTATCACCAACGACAAAATTTTTGACCAGCCCGTTTACAACTACACGCAAGATTTCCCCTATCTTTGGGAAGAAATTAGCATTCCCATTTCTTATACAGCCGACCGAGATCGTGCCGAACAAATTTTATTAGAATGCGCCGCCCGTCATACAGAAAATATTAACCAGATGAGTCAGGAATCTTTGAGAGTGATGCGCGATCGCTATTTTCTCCATTCTCACGATTTAACACCCAAGGTTTACTATCGCATTACTAACAACTGGCTGGAACTGACTGTCCGTTTTGTCGTCAGAGAACACGGAATTCGCGATCTCAAAGATGCCGTTAGCCGCGATCTTCTCAAAGCTTTCGATGCTGCTGGAATTAGAATTGCAACGACGACTTATAATGTTGTCGGATTTCCTCCACTTCAGATCGAGAATAGCTTTAGTAATACAAAAGAAAATTCACAGCATTAA